One Magnetococcales bacterium genomic region harbors:
- the fliP gene encoding flagellar type III secretion system pore protein FliP (The bacterial flagellar biogenesis protein FliP forms a type III secretion system (T3SS)-type pore required for flagellar assembly.) gives MTARVPVVTAGVAIVAILAVLFGAPVVAWAAEVNLPQLSFNTGSVTGQADPEQVGIGLQILALLTLFSLAPGLLVMVTSFTRVIVVMSFVRQALGLQGQPPNQVLIALALFITFFVMGPVFDRVNNDAIQPYLDKQINEETAWDRAVVPIRSFMMRQTREKDLELFMRLSGVEKAQNPADVPLRLVIPAFMISELKTAFQIGFMVYLPFLIIDMVVASVVMSMGMMMLPPLVISMPVKLILFVLVDGWALVVGSLVQSFK, from the coding sequence TTGACAGCAAGAGTTCCCGTTGTCACGGCAGGGGTGGCGATTGTCGCCATTCTGGCTGTTTTGTTTGGGGCTCCCGTTGTCGCCTGGGCCGCTGAGGTCAATCTCCCGCAACTGAGCTTTAATACCGGCAGTGTCACCGGTCAGGCTGATCCTGAGCAGGTCGGTATCGGCCTGCAGATTCTGGCCCTGCTCACCCTCTTTTCCCTGGCCCCCGGCCTGCTGGTCATGGTCACCTCGTTTACCCGGGTGATTGTGGTGATGTCTTTTGTGCGTCAGGCTTTGGGACTCCAAGGCCAACCCCCCAACCAGGTACTGATTGCCCTGGCTCTTTTCATCACCTTTTTTGTGATGGGGCCGGTATTTGATCGGGTCAACAACGACGCCATTCAGCCCTATCTGGATAAGCAGATCAACGAAGAGACCGCTTGGGATCGGGCTGTGGTGCCGATTCGCTCCTTTATGATGCGCCAGACCCGGGAGAAGGATCTGGAGCTTTTCATGCGGCTTTCCGGCGTGGAAAAGGCGCAAAATCCAGCGGATGTGCCCCTGCGGCTGGTGATTCCCGCCTTCATGATTTCAGAGCTGAAGACCGCCTTTCAGATCGGCTTCATGGTCTATCTCCCCTTTTTGATCATCGATATGGTGGTGGCCAGTGTGGTCATGTCCATGGGTATGATGATGTTGCCACCGTTGGTGATTTCCATGCCGGTCAAGCTGATTTTGTTTGTGTTGGTGGATGGCTGGGCGTTGGTGGTGGGTTCTCTGGTGCAATCCTTCAAATAG
- a CDS encoding flagellar biosynthetic protein FliO, which produces MGWGRAMGVVGLLCFGMWLPALAFAAGEGSPVVIDYLGQGVRVAGFLMLLIVVAALVVRFGKRFQPGLGGGGPIQVMDGRNLAPGVGVRLVKVGEQAWLIGVTRDRISMLAEVSGKELAPPEEVTR; this is translated from the coding sequence ATGGGTTGGGGGCGGGCCATGGGGGTGGTCGGGCTGCTTTGCTTCGGGATGTGGCTGCCTGCCTTGGCATTTGCCGCCGGAGAGGGATCACCCGTGGTGATCGACTATCTGGGGCAGGGGGTTCGGGTTGCCGGCTTCTTGATGCTATTGATTGTGGTGGCGGCCTTGGTGGTTCGCTTTGGTAAACGATTTCAACCGGGGTTGGGTGGCGGCGGTCCCATCCAGGTGATGGATGGCCGAAATCTGGCCCCCGGTGTCGGGGTGCGCCTGGTCAAGGTTGGAGAACAGGCCTGGCTGATCGGCGTCACGCGGGATCGGATATCGATGTTGGCGGAAGTGTCCGGCAAAGAGCTTGCTCCGCCGGAGGAGGTCACCCGGTGA
- the fliN gene encoding flagellar motor switch protein FliN: MEEEGFEEAASPISAMDLNGLDEDEEGGGIPKNLELLMDVPLDVSVRLGHVRMQIKDLLKLNKGSLVELEKEADDPLEIHVNNRLLAFGEVVMIKDKLGVRITDIVSLSERLENLR; the protein is encoded by the coding sequence ATGGAAGAGGAAGGCTTTGAGGAGGCGGCGAGCCCAATCTCGGCGATGGACCTCAATGGCTTGGACGAAGATGAAGAGGGGGGGGGGATCCCCAAAAACCTCGAACTCCTCATGGATGTCCCCCTGGATGTCTCGGTGCGGTTGGGGCATGTCCGAATGCAGATCAAGGATCTCCTGAAACTCAACAAGGGATCCCTGGTGGAGCTGGAAAAGGAGGCTGACGATCCTTTGGAAATCCACGTCAACAATCGGCTTTTGGCCTTTGGTGAGGTGGTGATGATCAAAGACAAGTTGGGGGTGCGCATCACCGATATCGTCTCCTTGTCTGAACGTCTGGAGAATCTGCGCTGA
- the fliM gene encoding flagellar motor switch protein FliM: protein MSQILSTEEIDALMTGLEEGSIDLEGVDEDMPAPSEEKQVTSFYFGQKTAIRVGALPGLDLINEHLASQLSFKLSQKVGREVHVQPKATINQIFGRFLHGLDPPIFIDILRVEPSQSMALISIDGEVMYHILEGFFGGSGDSERPFRNFSPFEMKVIDRIMDVTREQIELSWKKLDPAFRLVLTRWENQPQFAAVMPLDETVFLITFSVEIGEFEGTLTVCFPSVILELFKQQLKVGFQQRDAVEGSSAWMAALVDELNHVAVKLSPVVSRATMTVGDMFNLKVGDVVEFNNDMSEEMPIEVEGKTKFKGLAGVVNGKRAVRVTQIITDSE from the coding sequence ATGTCTCAGATTCTCTCTACCGAAGAGATCGATGCCCTGATGACAGGGCTCGAAGAGGGCTCCATCGACCTGGAAGGGGTCGATGAGGATATGCCAGCTCCCAGCGAGGAGAAGCAGGTTACCTCTTTTTACTTCGGCCAGAAGACCGCCATCCGGGTGGGTGCTCTGCCGGGCTTGGATCTCATCAACGAACATCTGGCCTCTCAGCTCTCCTTTAAACTGAGCCAAAAGGTGGGCCGGGAAGTACATGTTCAGCCCAAGGCCACCATCAATCAAATTTTCGGTCGTTTTCTCCACGGCCTTGATCCGCCGATCTTTATCGATATTCTCCGGGTGGAGCCTTCCCAGTCCATGGCGCTGATTTCCATCGACGGGGAGGTGATGTATCATATTCTCGAAGGTTTTTTCGGTGGCAGCGGCGATTCAGAGCGGCCTTTCCGTAATTTTTCTCCCTTCGAAATGAAGGTGATCGACCGAATCATGGATGTCACCCGGGAGCAGATCGAACTCTCCTGGAAAAAGCTCGATCCCGCTTTTCGGCTGGTTTTGACCCGTTGGGAAAATCAGCCTCAATTCGCGGCGGTGATGCCCCTGGATGAGACGGTCTTTCTGATCACCTTTTCTGTGGAGATCGGAGAGTTTGAAGGGACGTTGACGGTCTGCTTCCCATCGGTAATCCTGGAGCTGTTCAAGCAGCAGCTGAAGGTGGGTTTCCAGCAGCGGGATGCCGTGGAAGGTTCCTCCGCCTGGATGGCCGCCTTGGTGGATGAACTCAACCACGTGGCGGTTAAGCTTTCACCAGTGGTTTCCCGGGCGACGATGACGGTAGGGGATATGTTTAATTTGAAAGTCGGAGATGTGGTGGAGTTTAACAACGACATGTCCGAAGAGATGCCCATCGAAGTAGAGGGCAAGACCAAATTCAAGGGGCTGGCCGGCGTTGTGAACGGGAAGCGGGCGGTACGGGTTACCCAGATCATTACCGATTCCGAGTGA
- a CDS encoding flagellar basal body-associated FliL family protein, producing the protein MAEDEGQEEESEGGGGGMGKIILPVVALLIGAGGGWFLGNSTATQEAVETEEVDPQEQAEPKDPVELVGEMFKLDPFVVNLNESRGNRYLKTTIQLEMDNEALRPELERRQPQLQDIILALLTSKNSKELQALEGKFRLREELLSRINALLVNGTVKRVYFTEFVIQ; encoded by the coding sequence ATGGCGGAAGACGAAGGTCAGGAAGAAGAATCAGAAGGTGGTGGCGGTGGCATGGGCAAGATCATCTTGCCGGTGGTAGCCCTCTTGATCGGAGCGGGGGGTGGTTGGTTCCTTGGCAATTCGACGGCCACCCAAGAGGCTGTCGAGACTGAGGAGGTGGACCCCCAGGAACAGGCGGAGCCCAAGGATCCCGTGGAGCTGGTCGGGGAGATGTTTAAACTCGACCCCTTCGTGGTCAATCTGAACGAATCCCGGGGCAACCGTTATCTGAAAACCACCATCCAGCTGGAGATGGACAACGAAGCTCTGAGGCCGGAGTTGGAACGGCGGCAGCCCCAGTTGCAGGATATCATTCTGGCGCTGCTTACCTCCAAAAACTCCAAGGAGTTGCAGGCCCTGGAAGGCAAATTCCGTCTGCGTGAGGAGCTGTTGTCGAGAATTAACGCCCTTCTGGTGAACGGCACCGTCAAACGGGTCTATTTCACCGAATTCGTTATTCAGTAG